AAGCACAACAATATGTGATGGTTAGCGAAAGGCCCGTGATACTGATGCATGAAACTAAAAGCCCAGCCCGCATATCAAATGCTAGACGTGACAACTGATTAGAATTAGTGACCACAAAAAGATACTATACGTGAAAAGGTGGTCAAGGACCCTCCATGCTCACAATGATGAGCAATACAGGGTTGATGAAATGGTCTGATAATTCAATGATATAACCAGCTACCGCCAGTGGACAATGCCAAGCAAAAATTTCATGACAGTGACAGAAGTTCGCTGGACGACATAACTCTCTCGTCCAAACTACAGAACTTTATTTTAGTGAGGACGGATACACATAACTTTAACCATGCAGTTTGCTTCTGGACGCCTGCATACCTGATACAACTATCTCAGATGGAGAATGCAATTCTGTACTTCTTATAGTAGAAATAAATACAACTGTTTGTAGATGTTCTTCTGAATGCGATTTATCATGACACATACAAAGAAAACAGTGGAAGAGAGAAAGAAGTACCTCGAGATGATACCTCCTCTGAAGCTGTAGACGAAAATTACCAGTATATATAGAGCATAACCACCAACCGAACACCAGGCCTTCACCAATCAGGACTGATGTGTCTGGGTCAACACCATGGAATATAGCTGTAAGGATTGCCAATGCAATGCCACCTTCAACACAGACAGCATGGCAAGTGCAGGGTGTTGTCCATGGGATATCTTCTCTAAGAGCCTGAACATTTCGTCCAAACAAAACACAGGGGCAGAATAGACCAGTCCGGCCTAAAAAAGTAAGAAGATCAGACACGCAAGTGGTTCAGAAGTATCTCAGAATGTAGCAGTAATATATATGAAAACTGCACGGACTGAAGCATAAAGGTACAAACATCACAAACCCTATGATGACACAATTTGAATAAGAAGGCCCCATGAATGAAAGTCGGTAATAGACTAAGCAATTATGATTAGTAGACACATCCGCAAACTTTATGGTGTTCCTTTTAGTGCTTAGATTAACTCTTCAGTAAACCTGGAGATGGTCCCTCTTGTGATTAGAGATTCAGCTGCTCTGTGTTCAAGTTCAGAAGAACGGCATAAGGAACCTCGGAGCATATTACAAGATCCATCACTACAAGATTTAAAAAAAAAAACCAACCCATGGAAGTcaagaaagaaaaaagaattagCTATTCCATTAAGCTTTCAGGTTTCGGCCATGTACGACGCAGTCATTTATGTGCTCAACAGTTTATCGCAATTAACACTTATAGTGGGAAAGTGTACATGTACAAGAACTTTCAAACAGATCAAGAAGAAAGACATCTTTAGATCAAAAGCATTGTAGTAAAAGTAAACGTTACAACTGCTAATTTTTGCTTCTTTGAAACAATGGAAGTTGCAAATTCTTTTCAATATGAGCACATTCTCACAGCACGTTGATTTTGCAAAGAGCCTAAAAGAGCTAAAATGATAACCGACAGTCAGCTGTAGAAGTGTGtacggggctgtttggtttgtgccccAACTTGCCCTGCCAAAATTTTGGCATAGCCAAAGCAAgggcatgaccaaaattttggtgtgGTAGTGTTGTTTGGATTGTAGCCATAGCACGTACCAATTTTTTGGCAAAATGGTTGGGTCTCAGTTTGGTTTGTAGCCAATTAACATGCCACATATCAGCATCTGAGGTCTTAACTTGAAATTTTTATATAAGGAGCCCATAAATCATGATGATCAAACATTCAGAAAAAAGAACAGTAAAGAAAAGTTCAGAGAAGCAGCATGTACAGGCTTTTGACCGAGTGAAACAGACGTACTAGCCGACTTGATCGATATGATCAGAGGAGGCGTGCGTATACAAGCTAGCTAATTAATTTTCCGGCTCGCGTAAGACCGAAGCATAATACGCGGGAATGCTAGCAGGCTGGCAGACAATATTCTGGTGGACGAATTCACCCCACGGCTCGCCCGCGTACTGGCGAGAACTGCATGGGCAAACGCCGGCTGGGTTGGGCAAGCCAAATATTTGGTGTCCAACCAAACAACAGCCAAAACTCATGGGCACGCCAATGTTTTGGCAAGGCCAGCTTTGGCTCaaaaccaaacacaccctacattttgaagAACTTTTCCAATACGGAAAAAAGAAGGGTCGTCTTTAACAATAAGAACATGATAATCGAAGCCAGTCGTTACGACTGCTACTCTTTATTTCTTTCAGACAATGACCAGTGCCTAATCCCTTCCCACATGAGCACATCATCACAGGCTAATTTTACAAAGATAATAGAAGACCAAAAAGATAACAGAACTTCAAATTTGCAAACCATAAAGGCTTGCAATATGATACAAAAAAGTGTATGTGAACAATTAATATTTCAAAATAAAGTACTCCTAAGCAAGCTATAAAAAAATGAAGTACTCAATTTGGACTGTTCAGTCATGAACCTCTACCCCTCTAGTCTAGGTAAAATACTCCTAAATGTAGGGCAGACATGCTTCGGATCGACTCCACATTATAAATTTGAGTTACATGTGTAGTATAAGACATAAATCAGCATCGGGTTGGCTCCAGTTTACAACTGAGTTATATGTGCAATGTAAAATATCAACCATGCCTTTCTCATAGACATGAGAAAGAATTAATTGACTATATGTTTAGTCTACCATGGTTTGTTCCTCGATTAAGTTCACGGTTGTTAATGAAAAAATGACAGAGAGGAAGAAAATTCAGATTTGCAAAGCATCTCTGTTTGAAAACTGTCTCAACTGGTACCACGTAAAAAGGAGGCAACACCAAATTTCTGACAGGCAACTGCTCACTAAACTAATGTGGAAATATTTCACAAATAAGCATATAAATACTGTTATAATTTGTAATTGAAATTTCGAAAGAAACACCTTTAGTGCTGAAAAATAGTCTGTAACAAACACATGTAAAAAATGGAAAACAATAAAAGCCTAAATGAAAAAAGGAGGATAGGAGGTGTATGGGCCATCCTTGTGCAGATGTTTCTCTTTTCTTTACTAGAGAGAGATTCACTTGACGTACGGGCTTCATAATAAAAACCTGTGTGCGCTTAATACGCGGGACCGCTAAAGGATTTAAAACTAAAGCACCTAACCTCTGTCGGTGACACTTCAGTAACACTTCAATGCCATGGAAACAAACATCTAGTTGCTGAGTTGTGCAATGTGTGTAATAGCCACAAACCCTGAGCTCAACCACAGCAACACAACCCCATCCTGTGCAGATCCACATGAAAGTTCCTGCCAACTCTGGCATATCAGCACATCAAAACTACCACGAATTTTGAAGGTGTGACCCGTCTAGAGCGGGAGGAAGTNNNNNNNNNNNNNNNNNNNNNNNNNNNNNNNNNNNNNNNNNNNNNNNNNNNNNNNNNNNNNNNNNNNNNNNNNNNNNNNNNNNNNNNNNNNNNNNNNNNNNNNNNNNNNNNNNNNNNNNNNNNNNNNNNNNNNNNNNNNNNNNNNNNNNNNNNNNNNNNNNNNNNNNNNNNNNNNNNNNNNNNNNNNNNNNNNNNNNNNNNNNNNNNNNNNNNNNNNNNNNNNNNNNNNNNNNNNNNNNNNNNNNNNNNNNNNNNNNNNNNNNNNNNNNNNNNNNNNNNNNNNNNNNNNNNNNNNNNNNNNNNNNNNNNNNNNNNNNNNNNNNNNNNNNNNNNNNNNNNNNNNNNNNNNNNNNNNNNNNNNNNNNNNNNNNNNNNNNNNNNNNNNNNNNNNNAATTCCACGCCACTTACAGCTCTCGGGGTCTTCGGCGCACCCGAAGATGCCGGTTGTCCACGGCTCGTCGGCCGGCGCCCGGTGGCTCTCAGGCAGCACCTGCCCGCATTCGAAGCACTTCCTCTGCTCCAGCTATACAGCCACACGGCGCAGCGCCCAGAATCAGATCGGACCATCCCGATTCCCCGAACAAACAATTGCGGCAGCAGAAATTGGAAGAAAACGAGGATCGCGCGAGGAATGGCGAGACCGACCTGCGGGACGGCGACGGGCAGGTTGAGCTCGCCAGGGCGGATGTCCTCCACGCTGGGGCCGGAGGCGGAAGCGTCCTGGTCCTTCTTCAGCCTCACGTACTGCGACGGGTGGCTGCGGCTCGCCTCCGCCATTGCCGTCCTCTCCTCGCTTCGCCCCCGAGGGTTTTTGGGCTGCCgacgaaggggagggctgcgcggtGGGGAGTGTGGGGACGGGTGCGAGTGGTGGAGTGAGATCTGGCTCCCGACGCGTCCGACGGTCCACGGTCAAGTCAGGTCAATGACGGTTCAGCCGGGGAGTCCATCACGCAAAGGTCacgtttgcctttttgttttaggacactttttttcttttttgtgagaATGGGCACATTTTTCTAATATTGAACACAGAACTTTTCCAGTCTTTATATCTTGTCGTGCACACActtttatttcataatttgtgccaaacaacaaaaaacattGATTCCTCAAAATCCCCATCAATTCCTTCTGAATTTGATCAGAAACCTATTGGAGGCTTTACATCTACCATGTCCCGTCATCAAGCAGCATATAAATGCGAAGGGAACCCGTAGCCTGACCTGTGGGGAGCGGGTGGAGCGATGGTGGTTGTATAGGGCTCGCATAGAGTTCCCTTGGGTTTTTTTTAAAGCGAgttctcttgattttgaggagaagttaGGGTTCCGCGAATGGTGGGCCAGGATATACATGAAGAAGAGAGACTACCTGACTAGGAGTACAGGATAGGATGTAGTCTCTTCTCTTCTTACCTCCTTCAAAGCGGTTGTTAGTGTAGTGATATATATGTTGTTCTTAGGTAATGTAAAATGTACGGTGGTTAAGTAAATAACAGTCATAATAGCTTGAACCAGCGTCGTGGATCTTGTCTCCCTCGGTGCATCCTCACCTTTGATAACTGAATTGGTATATGTTGACTTGTGGTCAACAGCTTCGGAGATATCTTTACTTGCATGATCCAAGCCTCGCAGTGGGgatcctagatagacaatgtggtaTTGTGGTTAGGTCTTTTAGAGTTAAGAGTTTCCCTCCCCGGTGGTAGCATTGTGGTGATGATGGCAATGTTATGTGGATCAAGAATAAGACTCTCCGACTCTCGATCCACCTTGTCAACGACGGTCTCCTCGATGGCATAGAGGAGGGTGTGACTCGTCTGGTAGCTGCTCTTTCTAGAGTGGCTGATTTGATTGTGTCTCCGTGTTATGCATGTGGTATTCAAAAGCGTCCTCCAACAGATTGGACAATGTCGCTTCGTGTCATAGTCCTCTGGCTCCTTCTCCAAGCGGCGACGTTCGAACAACTTTGACATCATCAGGGAGCTTATAAGGTAAGGCctctgtaggtgtcaaaaccggcggatctcgggtacggggtcctgaactgtgcgtctaggccggatggtaacaggaggcgggggacacgatgttttacccaggttcgggccctcttaatggaggtaaaaccctacgtcctgcttgattaatattgatgatatgggttgtacaagagtagatctaccacgagatcagagaggctaaaccctagaaactagcctatggtatgattgttgttcgtcctatggactaaaactctccggtttatatagacaccggagagggctagggttacacagagtcggttacaatggtaggagatctacatatccgtatcgccaagcttgcctttcacgccaaggaaagtcccttccggacacgggacgaagtcttcaatcttgtatattcatagtccaggagtccggccgaaggtatagtccggccatccggacaccccctaatccaggactccctcagtagcccctgaaccaggcttcaatgacgacgagcccggcgcgtagattgtcttcggcattgtaaggcgggttcctcccccaagtacttcatagaatattttgaacacaaaggtagtgtctggctctgcaaaataagtttccacatattgccatagagagaataatatttacacaaatctaatctgctaacgtattccgtagcgtgacatcacaccacggccaagtctttattcgaatcattttattgtcccacctcagcgtgtttagcgaggcggtttccttggcacgtcttgttaaagcagagatcgtgtccccttattccgggattttcatcaatacgggtgtgggtaacccaaccgcgccattgactatggctcttgggagataagcgagttttaccaggctggtgggggcgcatagtcgcgtccgcccatataaagggataaggatccaccttttcatccacgccttcttcctcctttgcctatccatttccgcgcactcgagctccagcgcccaagtccgcacaccccacctcaaccttctccagccatgtccggagcgggaggcaagtggatggtctcctccgtcacggagggacacatcaaaagactgaggaaggttggatacttgtctaacgacattgcgcaccggcttcccgaagaggggcagctcatccccacccctaggccccatgagagggtggtattcctcccccgtttcctccgtggactgggcttccctctccacccatttgtccgagggctcatgttctactatggcctagatttccacgatctggccccgaactttgtcctcaacatctcggcgtttatcgtcgtgtgtgaggctttcttccgcatccgcccccatttcggcccatggctcaagactttcaatgtcaagccgaaggtggtgcgcggcacccaggcggagtgcgggggcgccatggtgggcaagatgcccaacgtcctatggcccgagggctccttcgtggagtccctaaaggggtggcaatcagggtggttttacatcaccgagccgcgcgaccctaaatggtttgcagcccccgagttccgatctggaccccctacgcggctcacctcctggaaagagacgggcctgtcgtggggtaaagaaggagagttgaccggactccaaacatgcgtccaaaccctggtggacaagaagctcaaacttgtcaacgtagtctaggttatgctcatccgccggatcctcccatgtcaacaacgggctttcaacttgtgggagttcgactcggcgtggcaccgaactctgagcaggctcttcgacacgacatacgaagatgcctggaaggtacttttcaagggcgccgaggcccccgcattcgctaccgaggatcgcggattcagcacgcagcgtcacactCGTgtagtaagctattttcaccttttacaggggattagtttttcatagtttgactccatgcgggatctaagctccctcaactttgacaggattggcaggagacgtccggacagatcaactgtccggctcctttgcccgaaggcccagcggacgctcgcttggtgaagctgctggctccagcaccctatgtggtgccggagaagaaggccaagaagaaggacacggggactcgaaagagtgcctggcgccaggaggtgtcggattcatcatccgacgactccaagacgcactcctcccgtgaagacgaggaggaggaagaagagacctctccccctccagcggggggagagaagaaaaggaaggccgccccaactggggaggccgaagggtccaagaaggggaaaacccttcctctggacggctccaccaacgccgacgacggctaagaggagtggccgcacagggccaagcccctggcgagattgtaagtgtccggataccagagtgactcatagtattcctccattgcacaacttttgcttatgtcgaacatgtttatgtagtccacccaaagaccggctcgacgtgtcgtcgagcggttccctggattcgtcggatgtgaattcgcttccgacgactacctccccccaccctacggacgacgctgaggtgctgtcccaacaggttccaagccaggaggaggtgaccCTGGAGGCGCcggaaggcgacctcccggactccaggcatgAAGGGGGTAGAACCCCAAGGGCTCTAAGTCtagctttgagccggacaccgcgccggaaccttcaaaggttctggACTCCGGTAGgcaacctccttccaagaggagcaagcctactaagccggtgacctccgtccaaccggaggcaccggacaatttgctggagacgcttaacagcgcctccatcgatgaggaggaccgcactattatgagtgcggtgatccagaaggttcagtccgccaagaacggactgactgaagcctgtgccagccttctaacaggctttgaggtgagtaaagaatatgtaaaaatattaccgcatagacagtagcccctgatgctctgttcggcgttcggaaagaaaagccgaataaaggatctaataacattcgcaggagtctaacataatcaagtcaatatgcgtatgcaggcttcgctgctggcctccgccgcactgactgcggaggtggatacgctgaagcagaacctcgagcggtccgagcaagagctcggctgtaacgccctcgatgcggctatagctcccacgtgtcgaggcacgacttagaggcataaccgcattgaaagcaatgtcgcaagtcaggcaatcattacaagatcccatgtaatatataataaaagggggagttaacatagttggcttacactcgccacgtcacatcagagtacataaataacatccatcaaacaaacactcatggcccgactacggcgccaaaatagaaaagaacccaacatgcgacaaggtcctgaatcgataaccccaactaggcaccactactgatcatccggaaaagatacgtagtatcgctgagagtcctcgtcgaactcccacttgagctcgtaatcgtcaactggagcagaaacacctggacctgcatctggagttgtagtatctgtgagccacagggactcagcaatctcacacccacgcgatcaaaactatttaagctcataggaatggataaggcaaatatatgtggagctgcagcaagcgactagcatatgtggtggctaacttatacgcaaaagagagcgagaagagaaggcgaagcacgagcgagaagctaaaggaacatcctgcgcaagcataactccaacaccgtgtccacttcccggactccgccgagaaggggccatcacggtaacacacatggttgattcattttaattaagtttagttcaggtcatctacaaccggacattaacaaattcccatccgcccataaccgcgggcacggctttcgaaagatcaatccctgcagggggtcccaacttagcccataacaagctctcacggtcaacgaaggaatagacctccacccaagacacaccgatcagactcggtatctcggtacaacaagatgattcgacaggttaaaacaaatccagcaacaccgcccgaatgtgccgacaaatcccgataggagctgcacatatctctttctcagggcacgctcggataggtcaagctacgagtaaaaccaaacctcaagtttccccgaggtggccccgcaggctgcctggttcggaccaacactcagaggagcactggccccggggggggggggttaaaataagatgaccctcgggcttcggaaacccaagggaaaaagaggctaggtggcaaatggtaaaaccaatgttgggcattgctagaaaagctttaatcaaggcgaactatcaaggggttcccattatagcccaaccgcgtaagggacgcacaatccgggaacataacaccgatatgacggaaactagggcggcaagagtggaacaaaacactaggcgagaggccgagccttccaccctttaccaagtatatagatgcattaagataacatagcaatataatgatatcccaacaagtaaataaatgttccaacaaggaacggctccaatcttcacctgtagctaacaacgctataagaagggctgagcaaagcggtaacatagccaatcaacggtttgctaggacaatggtgggttagaggttcaacatggcaattgggaggcttacaagcaaatggtaggcatcgtagcagtggcaaagcaaaagagcgagcaaactagcatagcaaagatagtagtgatttcaagggtatgatcatcttgcctgcacagttgtcagagttgactggatcctcacaagcgaactcaacaggctcctcggtagcgaactcgtctcccggctctacccaacaagacaaacaagcaacaaggatacaatcaaccacaggcaagtccaagcaatatgatgaaatgacgatatgctatgcgggatgcgatgcgggatgcaaaatgcaaggtatgacaggaaatgcatgaacctggcatcaacttggaaaaccaagtgtgccactggatagaggggatgaaatcgcttgaaaacgatataaagatcataggagtcggagctacggtttggaaatggcaagcgttttaagatatgacaccggtctgcgatttgcagcaagtaggcatctaaatgcaacgaaatgaacatgctacagccaccaaacatgaaaacaaaatgcatggcagtgatgtacacaagatggttgacaaaacactagcactgagccataggtaaattcatccattaagaggttcaaacaagcatggctaaaacgcaaatgcaaaacagatttcagacttagtgaaattaacactagtctgaaatttcagatcacgatgctctcttcggagcagcaaaacaacatgatacaaaacctgaacatgacaagtaagaacatggcatggagctactcaacaagcttaaaaaaacacccaaagtgacctggggcgaaaagggttcacaaaatactctaccgagctcacgaacatagctcgaacataatcagttttcagacttagtgaaaactgagacacgctgaaatataactcacgaaggcatgtaaacgagctcgatgcactcactacggtgcaagtcatggcaaggaaagcatataaccagcaagaaggcacaaagtgctagctacacatggcaagaacgaaggcatagcatgcatggaacactaacggtagcatcggcaaaatcgcaaacaagttgacgatctgcccagattaacaacgaagcaaaagttgagctcgattgagtcaacccagagcactccacatatgcaaacaaagacatgggtggatagagcataacataaatatcaaaactcccttactgatcatcctcaaaagaggcacggatcactaggaaacaagctggacatatagcatcatgaactaaaatatcccagacttagtgaaaatcactaagtccctgaaatctgcaatctcaggtacctctcttcgcaagcttgcacaagacaacacacacatcctaaaaatgcatgggtggcacctctggaaataaggcaaaatgcttaacaattcatcccaaaggggcacaggcatatcatgcacgaattaaacatggcaaaaatgacaaaagtgcatgatgaactaacggatctgcaatttaactcacgaagcctccttctaacagaattttgggtatcaagatgatctcaaatgcaaatgatgcaatggaatgaaatgatgtacaagtcgaggcgaagattttgatatatcatacgcccaaaacggagctatggttgcagagatacaagcagtcaaagaatgcacgaaaattagggtttcagGAGAGGTCAACCTagaccagatccagatctggctcaCGGATCCCGAGGCGGCAGCAGTACTGTAGCTCGAGCCCGCCGGAGATggccgcggcggtggccggagaaaggaggagctcgccgggccttggccggagaggaggggcgccggcccggacgacgaggaggcgcggcgaagggcggcggggcCGGCTCGGNNNNNNNNNNNNNNNNNNNNNNNNNNNNNNNNNNNNNNNNNNNNNNNNNNNNNNNNNNNNNNNNNNNNNNNNNNNNNNNNNNNNNNNNNNNNNNNNNNNNNNNNNNNNNNNNNNNNNNNNNNNNNNNNNNNNNNNNNNNNNNNNNNNNNNNNNNNNNNNNNNNNNNNNNNNNNNNNNNNNNNNNNNNNNNNNNNNNNNNNNNNNNNNNNNNNNNNNNNNNNNNNNNNNNNNNNNNNNNNNNNNNNNNNNNNNNNNNNNNNNNNNNNNNNNNNNNNNNNNNNNNNNNNNNNNNNNNNNNNNNNNNNNNNNNNNNNNNNNNNNNNNNNNNNNNNNNNNNNNNNNNNNNNNNNNNNNNNNNNNNNNNNNNNNNNNNNNNNNNNNNNNNNNNNNNNNNNGTCGGTGGAgatcttttttttttaaaaaaaactagggtttcggacgggggaagaagagatccgaatggagggggtataaataggcatagagggagctaggagagtccaaatgaggtgcggtttttgcccacacgatcgtgatcgaacgctctaggacatggagcagagtttggtgggttttgggccagatttggggggtgttgggctgcaacacacacgaggccttttcggtccctcggttaaccgttggagtatcaaacgaagtccaaatgatacgaaacttgacaggcggtctaccggtagtaaaccaaggccgcttggcaagtctcggtccaatccggaaatgtttaatccccacacacgaaagaaagctagaaatggccatcggaggagaacgaagcgccggaatgcaaaacggacaacggggaaaatgctcgaatgcatgagatgaacatgtatgcaaatgcaatgcacaagatgacatggtatgagatgcatgaaaacgaaaaaaacacacggagacaaggacccgaatccgagaaataaatataacttgacaccggaaacggcaagagttggagtacaaatggggaaagttacatctggggcgttacaacactccaccactacgaaaagatctcgtcccgagatctaggactgaaagaactccgggtactcagaacggaggtgatcctctcgttcccaggtggcttcacggtcggaatggtgagaccacttaactttgagaaatttgattgacttgttgcgagtcttgcgttcagtctcttgaagaatagcaactgggtgctcacgataggagagatcttcttggagctcaatgtcctcgaagttgacggtgcggtcaggagtcttgaagcactttcgaagctgagagacatggaacacatcatgaacatttgcaaagtttgaaggaagctcgagttgataggcgaggtcgcctctcttgctgacaattttgaaagg
The Triticum dicoccoides isolate Atlit2015 ecotype Zavitan chromosome 3A, WEW_v2.0, whole genome shotgun sequence genome window above contains:
- the LOC119267608 gene encoding cell number regulator 6-like, with the protein product MAEASRSHPSQYVRLKKDQDASASGPSVEDIRPGELNLPVAVPQLEQRKCFECGQVLPESHRAPADEPWTTGIFGCAEDPESCRTGLFCPCVLFGRNVQALREDIPWTTPCTCHAVCVEGGIALAILTAIFHGVDPDTSVLIGEGLVFGWWLCSIYTGNFRLQLQRRYHLENSPCPPGIVHCCFPWCANCQEHRERKGRLAESSAVPMTIVNPPPPLQEMSMVENNAPTSENEASKAEHDDVEVIPL